In Sparus aurata chromosome 3, fSpaAur1.1, whole genome shotgun sequence, the following are encoded in one genomic region:
- the pals2b gene encoding MAGUK p55 subfamily member 6b isoform X4, translating into MEGWSSAMQQVVDNVGDLPTSAGAKDIDLLFLRGIMESPTAQEQLEEVKLEAVQDNNVELVTEILGDISGLKVKDDSAAELSRILKEPHFQSLLEAHDMVASKCYEVPPPTETTNDAAVNSALMQADAVRMIGIRKKAGEPLGVTFRVEKDDLVIARILHGGMIDRQGLLHVGDIIKEVNGKDVGNNPTELQEMLKDCSGGITLKILPSYRDAPAPPQVYVRPYFDYNPANDNLIPCREAGMAFNRGDILQIVNREDPNWWQACHVVGGATGLIPSQFLEEKRKAFVPRDFDGSGILCGTIAGKKKKKMMYLTAKNAEFDRHELQIYEEVAKVPPFQRKTLVLIGAQGVGRRSLKNRLMVLHPTRFGTTIPYTSRRPRDDELIGNSYHFTSRTEMEVDVKAGRFLEHGEYDGNLYGTKIESIHEVVDTGRTCILDVNPQALKVLKTAEFMPYVVFIAAPDFETLKGMHKAVVDAGITAKQLTDVDLRKTVDESARIQRAYSHYFDLTIVNDNLDKAFETLQAAVDKLCSEPQWVPVNWVY; encoded by the exons AAAGCCCCACT GCTCAAGAACAGCTGGAGGAAGTGAAGCTGGAGGCGGTGCAGGACAACAACGTGGAGCTGGTGACGGAGATCCTGGGCGACATCAGCGGTCTCAAGGTTAAAGACGACAGCGCGGCCGAACTGTCCAGGATCCTGAAGGAGCCACACTTCCAG tctctcttaGAGGCCCACGACATGGTGGCCTCCAAGTGCTACGAAGTCCCGCCCCCAACTGAGACGACCAATGATGCGGCGGTGAACAGCGCTCTGATGCAGGCTGATGCTGTGCGCATGATTGGCATCCGAAAGAAGGCCGGAGAGCCACtg gGCGTGACATTTCGCGTGGAGAAAGACGACCTTGTCATTGCTCGAATCCTCCACGGCGGCATGATTGACAGGCAGGGTCTGCTCCACGTGGGTGACATCATAAAGGAAGTGAACGGGAAGGACGTGGGCAACAACCCCACTGAgctccaggagatgctgaaagACTGCAGCGGCGGGATCACGCTGAAAATCCTCCCGAGCTACCGAGACGCTCCGGCACCTCCACAG GTGTACGTGCGGCCGTACTTCGACTACAACCCCGCCAACGACAACCTGATCCCGTGTCGAGAGGCGGGGATGGCCTTCAACAGAGGTGACATCCTTCAGATTGTCAACAGGGAGGATCCCAACTGGTGGCAG GCCTGTCATGTGGTCGGTGGAGCCACGGGACTGATCCCCAGTCAGTTCttggaggagaagaggaaagcTTTTGTCCCTCGGGACTTTGATGGGTCAg GGATCCTTTGTGGAACCATAGctggaaagaagaagaagaagatgatgtaCCTGACAGCCAAGAATGCAG AGTTTGACAGACATGAGCTGCAGATCTATGAGGAAGTGGCAAAGGTGCCTCCATTCCAGAGAAAGACGCTGGTTCTGATTGGTGCTCAGGGTGTGGGCCGACGCAGCCTGAAGAACCGGCTGATGGTGCTCCATCCCACACGCTTTGGCACCACTATCCCAT ACACTTCACGGCGGCCCCGAGACGACGAGCTGATCGGCAACTCCTACCACTTCACCTCAAGGACGGAGATGGAGGTGGACGTGAAGGCCGGCCGCTTCCTGGAGCACGGCGAGTACGACGGCAACCTGTACGGCACCAAGATCGAGTCCATCCACGAGGTGGTGGACACCGGACGCACCTGCATCCTGGATGTCAACCCACAG gCTCTGAAGGTACTGAAGACTGCAGAGTTCATGCCTTACGTGGTGTTCATTGCAGCGCCTGATTTTGAGACTCTTAAAGGCATGCACAAAGCTGTGGTGGACGCAGGCATCACCGCCAAGCAGCTCACG GATGTGGACCTGAGGAAGACGGTGGATGAGAGCGCTCGGATCCAGCGGGCGTACAGCCACTACTTCGACCTGACCATCGTCAACGACAACCTGGACAAGGCCTTTGAGACGTTACAGGCGGCCGTGGACAAACTGTGCAGTGAACCCCAGTGGGTCCCGGTGAACTGGGTGTACTGA
- the pals2b gene encoding MAGUK p55 subfamily member 6b isoform X7 produces the protein MVASKCYEVPPPTETTNDAAVNSALMQADAVRMIGIRKKAGEPLGVTFRVEKDDLVIARILHGGMIDRQGLLHVGDIIKEVNGKDVGNNPTELQEMLKDCSGGITLKILPSYRDAPAPPQVYVRPYFDYNPANDNLIPCREAGMAFNRGDILQIVNREDPNWWQACHVVGGATGLIPSQFLEEKRKAFVPRDFDGSGILCGTIAGKKKKKMMYLTAKNAEFDRHELQIYEEVAKVPPFQRKTLVLIGAQGVGRRSLKNRLMVLHPTRFGTTIPYTSRRPRDDELIGNSYHFTSRTEMEVDVKAGRFLEHGEYDGNLYGTKIESIHEVVDTGRTCILDVNPQALKVLKTAEFMPYVVFIAAPDFETLKGMHKAVVDAGITAKQLTDVDLRKTVDESARIQRAYSHYFDLTIVNDNLDKAFETLQAAVDKLCSEPQWVPVNWVY, from the exons ATGGTGGCCTCCAAGTGCTACGAAGTCCCGCCCCCAACTGAGACGACCAATGATGCGGCGGTGAACAGCGCTCTGATGCAGGCTGATGCTGTGCGCATGATTGGCATCCGAAAGAAGGCCGGAGAGCCACtg gGCGTGACATTTCGCGTGGAGAAAGACGACCTTGTCATTGCTCGAATCCTCCACGGCGGCATGATTGACAGGCAGGGTCTGCTCCACGTGGGTGACATCATAAAGGAAGTGAACGGGAAGGACGTGGGCAACAACCCCACTGAgctccaggagatgctgaaagACTGCAGCGGCGGGATCACGCTGAAAATCCTCCCGAGCTACCGAGACGCTCCGGCACCTCCACAG GTGTACGTGCGGCCGTACTTCGACTACAACCCCGCCAACGACAACCTGATCCCGTGTCGAGAGGCGGGGATGGCCTTCAACAGAGGTGACATCCTTCAGATTGTCAACAGGGAGGATCCCAACTGGTGGCAG GCCTGTCATGTGGTCGGTGGAGCCACGGGACTGATCCCCAGTCAGTTCttggaggagaagaggaaagcTTTTGTCCCTCGGGACTTTGATGGGTCAg GGATCCTTTGTGGAACCATAGctggaaagaagaagaagaagatgatgtaCCTGACAGCCAAGAATGCAG AGTTTGACAGACATGAGCTGCAGATCTATGAGGAAGTGGCAAAGGTGCCTCCATTCCAGAGAAAGACGCTGGTTCTGATTGGTGCTCAGGGTGTGGGCCGACGCAGCCTGAAGAACCGGCTGATGGTGCTCCATCCCACACGCTTTGGCACCACTATCCCAT ACACTTCACGGCGGCCCCGAGACGACGAGCTGATCGGCAACTCCTACCACTTCACCTCAAGGACGGAGATGGAGGTGGACGTGAAGGCCGGCCGCTTCCTGGAGCACGGCGAGTACGACGGCAACCTGTACGGCACCAAGATCGAGTCCATCCACGAGGTGGTGGACACCGGACGCACCTGCATCCTGGATGTCAACCCACAG gCTCTGAAGGTACTGAAGACTGCAGAGTTCATGCCTTACGTGGTGTTCATTGCAGCGCCTGATTTTGAGACTCTTAAAGGCATGCACAAAGCTGTGGTGGACGCAGGCATCACCGCCAAGCAGCTCACG GATGTGGACCTGAGGAAGACGGTGGATGAGAGCGCTCGGATCCAGCGGGCGTACAGCCACTACTTCGACCTGACCATCGTCAACGACAACCTGGACAAGGCCTTTGAGACGTTACAGGCGGCCGTGGACAAACTGTGCAGTGAACCCCAGTGGGTCCCGGTGAACTGGGTGTACTGA
- the pals2b gene encoding MAGUK p55 subfamily member 6b isoform X3, giving the protein MEGWSSAMQQVVDNVGDLPTSAGAKDIDLLFLRGIMESPTVRTLAKAQEQLEEVKLEAVQDNNVELVTEILGDISGLKVKDDSAAELSRILKEPHFQSLLEAHDMVASKCYEVPPPTETTNDAAVNSALMQADAVRMIGIRKKAGEPLGVTFRVEKDDLVIARILHGGMIDRQGLLHVGDIIKEVNGKDVGNNPTELQEMLKDCSGGITLKILPSYRDAPAPPQVYVRPYFDYNPANDNLIPCREAGMAFNRGDILQIVNREDPNWWQACHVVGGATGLIPSQFLEEKRKAFVPRDFDGSGILCGTIAGKKKKKMMYLTAKNAEFDRHELQIYEEVAKVPPFQRKTLVLIGAQGVGRRSLKNRLMVLHPTRFGTTIPYTSRRPRDDELIGNSYHFTSRTEMEVDVKAGRFLEHGEYDGNLYGTKIESIHEVVDTGRTCILDVNPQALKVLKTAEFMPYVVFIAAPDFETLKGMHKAVVDAGITAKQLTDVDLRKTVDESARIQRAYSHYFDLTIVNDNLDKAFETLQAAVDKLCSEPQWVPVNWVY; this is encoded by the exons AAAGCCCCACTGTACGCACCCTGGCTaag GCTCAAGAACAGCTGGAGGAAGTGAAGCTGGAGGCGGTGCAGGACAACAACGTGGAGCTGGTGACGGAGATCCTGGGCGACATCAGCGGTCTCAAGGTTAAAGACGACAGCGCGGCCGAACTGTCCAGGATCCTGAAGGAGCCACACTTCCAG tctctcttaGAGGCCCACGACATGGTGGCCTCCAAGTGCTACGAAGTCCCGCCCCCAACTGAGACGACCAATGATGCGGCGGTGAACAGCGCTCTGATGCAGGCTGATGCTGTGCGCATGATTGGCATCCGAAAGAAGGCCGGAGAGCCACtg gGCGTGACATTTCGCGTGGAGAAAGACGACCTTGTCATTGCTCGAATCCTCCACGGCGGCATGATTGACAGGCAGGGTCTGCTCCACGTGGGTGACATCATAAAGGAAGTGAACGGGAAGGACGTGGGCAACAACCCCACTGAgctccaggagatgctgaaagACTGCAGCGGCGGGATCACGCTGAAAATCCTCCCGAGCTACCGAGACGCTCCGGCACCTCCACAG GTGTACGTGCGGCCGTACTTCGACTACAACCCCGCCAACGACAACCTGATCCCGTGTCGAGAGGCGGGGATGGCCTTCAACAGAGGTGACATCCTTCAGATTGTCAACAGGGAGGATCCCAACTGGTGGCAG GCCTGTCATGTGGTCGGTGGAGCCACGGGACTGATCCCCAGTCAGTTCttggaggagaagaggaaagcTTTTGTCCCTCGGGACTTTGATGGGTCAg GGATCCTTTGTGGAACCATAGctggaaagaagaagaagaagatgatgtaCCTGACAGCCAAGAATGCAG AGTTTGACAGACATGAGCTGCAGATCTATGAGGAAGTGGCAAAGGTGCCTCCATTCCAGAGAAAGACGCTGGTTCTGATTGGTGCTCAGGGTGTGGGCCGACGCAGCCTGAAGAACCGGCTGATGGTGCTCCATCCCACACGCTTTGGCACCACTATCCCAT ACACTTCACGGCGGCCCCGAGACGACGAGCTGATCGGCAACTCCTACCACTTCACCTCAAGGACGGAGATGGAGGTGGACGTGAAGGCCGGCCGCTTCCTGGAGCACGGCGAGTACGACGGCAACCTGTACGGCACCAAGATCGAGTCCATCCACGAGGTGGTGGACACCGGACGCACCTGCATCCTGGATGTCAACCCACAG gCTCTGAAGGTACTGAAGACTGCAGAGTTCATGCCTTACGTGGTGTTCATTGCAGCGCCTGATTTTGAGACTCTTAAAGGCATGCACAAAGCTGTGGTGGACGCAGGCATCACCGCCAAGCAGCTCACG GATGTGGACCTGAGGAAGACGGTGGATGAGAGCGCTCGGATCCAGCGGGCGTACAGCCACTACTTCGACCTGACCATCGTCAACGACAACCTGGACAAGGCCTTTGAGACGTTACAGGCGGCCGTGGACAAACTGTGCAGTGAACCCCAGTGGGTCCCGGTGAACTGGGTGTACTGA
- the pals2b gene encoding MAGUK p55 subfamily member 6b isoform X6, translated as MQQVVDNVGDLPTSAGAKDIDLLFLRGIMESPTAQEQLEEVKLEAVQDNNVELVTEILGDISGLKVKDDSAAELSRILKEPHFQSLLEAHDMVASKCYEVPPPTETTNDAAVNSALMQADAVRMIGIRKKAGEPLGVTFRVEKDDLVIARILHGGMIDRQGLLHVGDIIKEVNGKDVGNNPTELQEMLKDCSGGITLKILPSYRDAPAPPQVYVRPYFDYNPANDNLIPCREAGMAFNRGDILQIVNREDPNWWQACHVVGGATGLIPSQFLEEKRKAFVPRDFDGSGILCGTIAGKKKKKMMYLTAKNAEFDRHELQIYEEVAKVPPFQRKTLVLIGAQGVGRRSLKNRLMVLHPTRFGTTIPYTSRRPRDDELIGNSYHFTSRTEMEVDVKAGRFLEHGEYDGNLYGTKIESIHEVVDTGRTCILDVNPQALKVLKTAEFMPYVVFIAAPDFETLKGMHKAVVDAGITAKQLTDVDLRKTVDESARIQRAYSHYFDLTIVNDNLDKAFETLQAAVDKLCSEPQWVPVNWVY; from the exons AAAGCCCCACT GCTCAAGAACAGCTGGAGGAAGTGAAGCTGGAGGCGGTGCAGGACAACAACGTGGAGCTGGTGACGGAGATCCTGGGCGACATCAGCGGTCTCAAGGTTAAAGACGACAGCGCGGCCGAACTGTCCAGGATCCTGAAGGAGCCACACTTCCAG tctctcttaGAGGCCCACGACATGGTGGCCTCCAAGTGCTACGAAGTCCCGCCCCCAACTGAGACGACCAATGATGCGGCGGTGAACAGCGCTCTGATGCAGGCTGATGCTGTGCGCATGATTGGCATCCGAAAGAAGGCCGGAGAGCCACtg gGCGTGACATTTCGCGTGGAGAAAGACGACCTTGTCATTGCTCGAATCCTCCACGGCGGCATGATTGACAGGCAGGGTCTGCTCCACGTGGGTGACATCATAAAGGAAGTGAACGGGAAGGACGTGGGCAACAACCCCACTGAgctccaggagatgctgaaagACTGCAGCGGCGGGATCACGCTGAAAATCCTCCCGAGCTACCGAGACGCTCCGGCACCTCCACAG GTGTACGTGCGGCCGTACTTCGACTACAACCCCGCCAACGACAACCTGATCCCGTGTCGAGAGGCGGGGATGGCCTTCAACAGAGGTGACATCCTTCAGATTGTCAACAGGGAGGATCCCAACTGGTGGCAG GCCTGTCATGTGGTCGGTGGAGCCACGGGACTGATCCCCAGTCAGTTCttggaggagaagaggaaagcTTTTGTCCCTCGGGACTTTGATGGGTCAg GGATCCTTTGTGGAACCATAGctggaaagaagaagaagaagatgatgtaCCTGACAGCCAAGAATGCAG AGTTTGACAGACATGAGCTGCAGATCTATGAGGAAGTGGCAAAGGTGCCTCCATTCCAGAGAAAGACGCTGGTTCTGATTGGTGCTCAGGGTGTGGGCCGACGCAGCCTGAAGAACCGGCTGATGGTGCTCCATCCCACACGCTTTGGCACCACTATCCCAT ACACTTCACGGCGGCCCCGAGACGACGAGCTGATCGGCAACTCCTACCACTTCACCTCAAGGACGGAGATGGAGGTGGACGTGAAGGCCGGCCGCTTCCTGGAGCACGGCGAGTACGACGGCAACCTGTACGGCACCAAGATCGAGTCCATCCACGAGGTGGTGGACACCGGACGCACCTGCATCCTGGATGTCAACCCACAG gCTCTGAAGGTACTGAAGACTGCAGAGTTCATGCCTTACGTGGTGTTCATTGCAGCGCCTGATTTTGAGACTCTTAAAGGCATGCACAAAGCTGTGGTGGACGCAGGCATCACCGCCAAGCAGCTCACG GATGTGGACCTGAGGAAGACGGTGGATGAGAGCGCTCGGATCCAGCGGGCGTACAGCCACTACTTCGACCTGACCATCGTCAACGACAACCTGGACAAGGCCTTTGAGACGTTACAGGCGGCCGTGGACAAACTGTGCAGTGAACCCCAGTGGGTCCCGGTGAACTGGGTGTACTGA
- the pals2b gene encoding MAGUK p55 subfamily member 6b isoform X5, protein MQQVVDNVGDLPTSAGAKDIDLLFLRGIMESPTVRTLAKAQEQLEEVKLEAVQDNNVELVTEILGDISGLKVKDDSAAELSRILKEPHFQSLLEAHDMVASKCYEVPPPTETTNDAAVNSALMQADAVRMIGIRKKAGEPLGVTFRVEKDDLVIARILHGGMIDRQGLLHVGDIIKEVNGKDVGNNPTELQEMLKDCSGGITLKILPSYRDAPAPPQVYVRPYFDYNPANDNLIPCREAGMAFNRGDILQIVNREDPNWWQACHVVGGATGLIPSQFLEEKRKAFVPRDFDGSGILCGTIAGKKKKKMMYLTAKNAEFDRHELQIYEEVAKVPPFQRKTLVLIGAQGVGRRSLKNRLMVLHPTRFGTTIPYTSRRPRDDELIGNSYHFTSRTEMEVDVKAGRFLEHGEYDGNLYGTKIESIHEVVDTGRTCILDVNPQALKVLKTAEFMPYVVFIAAPDFETLKGMHKAVVDAGITAKQLTDVDLRKTVDESARIQRAYSHYFDLTIVNDNLDKAFETLQAAVDKLCSEPQWVPVNWVY, encoded by the exons AAAGCCCCACTGTACGCACCCTGGCTaag GCTCAAGAACAGCTGGAGGAAGTGAAGCTGGAGGCGGTGCAGGACAACAACGTGGAGCTGGTGACGGAGATCCTGGGCGACATCAGCGGTCTCAAGGTTAAAGACGACAGCGCGGCCGAACTGTCCAGGATCCTGAAGGAGCCACACTTCCAG tctctcttaGAGGCCCACGACATGGTGGCCTCCAAGTGCTACGAAGTCCCGCCCCCAACTGAGACGACCAATGATGCGGCGGTGAACAGCGCTCTGATGCAGGCTGATGCTGTGCGCATGATTGGCATCCGAAAGAAGGCCGGAGAGCCACtg gGCGTGACATTTCGCGTGGAGAAAGACGACCTTGTCATTGCTCGAATCCTCCACGGCGGCATGATTGACAGGCAGGGTCTGCTCCACGTGGGTGACATCATAAAGGAAGTGAACGGGAAGGACGTGGGCAACAACCCCACTGAgctccaggagatgctgaaagACTGCAGCGGCGGGATCACGCTGAAAATCCTCCCGAGCTACCGAGACGCTCCGGCACCTCCACAG GTGTACGTGCGGCCGTACTTCGACTACAACCCCGCCAACGACAACCTGATCCCGTGTCGAGAGGCGGGGATGGCCTTCAACAGAGGTGACATCCTTCAGATTGTCAACAGGGAGGATCCCAACTGGTGGCAG GCCTGTCATGTGGTCGGTGGAGCCACGGGACTGATCCCCAGTCAGTTCttggaggagaagaggaaagcTTTTGTCCCTCGGGACTTTGATGGGTCAg GGATCCTTTGTGGAACCATAGctggaaagaagaagaagaagatgatgtaCCTGACAGCCAAGAATGCAG AGTTTGACAGACATGAGCTGCAGATCTATGAGGAAGTGGCAAAGGTGCCTCCATTCCAGAGAAAGACGCTGGTTCTGATTGGTGCTCAGGGTGTGGGCCGACGCAGCCTGAAGAACCGGCTGATGGTGCTCCATCCCACACGCTTTGGCACCACTATCCCAT ACACTTCACGGCGGCCCCGAGACGACGAGCTGATCGGCAACTCCTACCACTTCACCTCAAGGACGGAGATGGAGGTGGACGTGAAGGCCGGCCGCTTCCTGGAGCACGGCGAGTACGACGGCAACCTGTACGGCACCAAGATCGAGTCCATCCACGAGGTGGTGGACACCGGACGCACCTGCATCCTGGATGTCAACCCACAG gCTCTGAAGGTACTGAAGACTGCAGAGTTCATGCCTTACGTGGTGTTCATTGCAGCGCCTGATTTTGAGACTCTTAAAGGCATGCACAAAGCTGTGGTGGACGCAGGCATCACCGCCAAGCAGCTCACG GATGTGGACCTGAGGAAGACGGTGGATGAGAGCGCTCGGATCCAGCGGGCGTACAGCCACTACTTCGACCTGACCATCGTCAACGACAACCTGGACAAGGCCTTTGAGACGTTACAGGCGGCCGTGGACAAACTGTGCAGTGAACCCCAGTGGGTCCCGGTGAACTGGGTGTACTGA